A window of Halobacillus naozhouensis genomic DNA:
TTGGAGCCAAGTGGCTTGCGATTATTGGTTTATCCATCTTGACGATTACAACCTTCATGTTTACAAATATGAGTGCAGAGACAACATTCTCCTATATAGCTATTGTTAATGCGGTAAGAATGCTGGGTGTAGCAATGGTTATGATGCCTGTGACGACTGCTGGGTTAAATCAGCTTCCACAGCACTTAATCCCTCATGGGACAGCCATGAATAATACTATGCGCCAAGTTTCTGGTGCAGTTGGGACGGCTTTACTCGTTACAGTGATGGTAAATAATACGCTTCCTGAACAAGGTGTAAACGGTCTGGTACACGGCGTGAATGTTTCATTCATCGTAGCAGGTATTACAGCTATTGTTGGACTAGTATTGTCCTTCTTTATTAAACGGTCGCACCCAGATCAAGATGACCCTGACCAAATCAGGTCCCAGGCCAATAATCGAGCCGCTACAGAAAGTTAATCAAGTATGAGCAAAACGACCACTTCTCCTATGAGGTGGTCGTTTTTATTCTAAGCCTCATAAGCTACCTCAATATAATAGGACAAGCACCCCTCACATATAATGGATTAGTTATTGCAAGTGGGGAGAGATTACATGCAAATTCATGTCGTGGCGCGTGGTGATACACTGTGGCGTATAGCACAGTTTTATGGCTCAAACATTAACCAAATTATATTAGCTAACCAACTTGAGAACCCTAATGTGCTTGTGGCAGGGCAGGCTCTGGTTGTTCCGAATCCTGACCGTGAATATGTAGTCCAGGCTGGAGATAATTTATGGTCTATTGCTCAAATGTATGGCGTTACCGTCAACGAACTTGCTGAGTTTAACAATATCACGAACCCCTCACTTATTTATGTGGGGGAACTGATTGAACTTCCTTTTTTTCCGCATATCGTTCAGCTTGGAGAAACCTTATGGGGCATCGCGCAAAGTTATGGAGTCACGGTCAATCAAATATCTCAAGCAAATAATCTTCCGAATCCATCGTTAATTTATCCGGGAACTACTTTAATAGTCCCTGCTGCAAGGGGACCAGTTACAGAAGTGAATGCATACACTACCCAGCTAAATCAGCAAGGTGCTCAGGAAGTGCTGGCACTAGGAGCAAACCTTACGTACCTTTCACCTTTTATGTACGCTATCCAGGAGGATGGAAGTATCACAGAAATGGGAGATCAGCCTATTTTAGAAGCGGCTCATGCAGTCAATGCCGCCCCGCTTCTTGTCTTAACGAACTTCTCAGGAGGGAGCTTTAGTTCGGACTTAGCTGCTGCCATCTTGAGGAATCCTGATCTGCAAGAGACGTTAATTACTAACCTCCTGGAACTCATCAATGCGAAAGGGTATGCGGGCATCAACATTGATTTTGAATACGTCTATCCAGAAGACAGAGAAAACTATAACAACTTCCTTCGGCGGGTTGTCGAACGTTTTCGTCCTGAAGATTTACTTGTTTCTACGGCTCTTGCCCCAAAGGATAGTGCAGATCAACAAGGGCTGCTTTATGAGGCACATGATTATCAAGCACACGGAGAAATCGTCGACTTTGTTGTGCTTATGACCTATGAATGGGGGTGGGCTGGTGGAAGACCATGGGCGATTGCCCCGATAAACGAAGTCCGTGAAGTTCTCGATTATGCTGTAACGGTCATTCCTCGTGACAAAATTCTTATGGGAATGCCCCTTTATGGCCGAGACTGGGAGATACCCTGGGAAGAGGGGACGACGGCGCGTACGATCAGCCCTAAAGAAGCCGTACAACTGGCAGCAAGATATGGAGTAGTGATCCAGTATAATGAATTGTACCAGTCGCCATTTTTTCGCTATGTAGATGAAACAGGACAACAACATGAGGTTTGGTTTGAAGATGCCCGCAGCGTACAAGTCAAATATGACACAATCAAGAATTATCGCCTCAGAGGGGCTAGTTTCTGGGTGCTTGGAAACCCATTTCCTCAAAACTGGGCTGTATTGCAAAATAATTTTCAAATAAGAAAACTATAGCAACTAAATGTTGCTTCACTTGAGGGACGCGGTTTAAAGATAACCGCGTCTGTTTATCTTAGTTTATAAAATTAAAACAGTGATAATTAAGATAAGACCGATAAGACCAGTGAACAGTAAAGAGTTCTTACGTGACGTGCTCGCTTCTTGAATCTCTGCCCAGTTAGCCGGTTTAATGCCACTGAGCCAAAATACTAATATAGCTGACAGCAGGATAGCGTTGATATTGATAACGAGGAGTAAAAAAGGCATGATTGCGCCGTTCCAATGAGCAGCACCAAGCATCATACCAAGTACAACAGCGGGAGGTAATACAGCTAATGAAACCATGACTCCAACCAGCTGGCCCTGGGACCGTTTCACGAAGGATAAAGACCCGGCAGCTCCAGCTGATACAGCTACAATAAGGTCGATCAGATGAACATTTGTCTGAGAGATAAATTCATTGCTGGTTAACGGCAATGGGAAAAGGTATCCAAATGACGCGGCGATTGCGATAGGGATGAACAGACCGAATAATGCCGTCGTAATCGATTGACGGACAAGTTTTCCTTCACCTAGCACGGACGCAAATGAAATCCCGATAATGGGTCTGATCGACGGGTCGATAATATTGGCACCTATCACTAAGGCTGGTCTGTTCTGGAATACACCGACAGCAGCTACAAGGGCAGCAAATATGGTAAACCAGGAAAAACTAAAGTCAATTTTACTTGAGGAATCGACGATGGAGTATAATTCGTGTTTACTGGCTCTTTCAAATTGCTCCTGATCATCGTCAGGAGTGTTTTTCTCGTTGTATTTACTAGGGATATACGCTTTTATCGAATATAGCATGGCATCAAATTCATTATGTTCATCATAAGCCGCTTTTTCTAAGTAGTTCAAAATCTCTTCGGAATCTTCCTTCTCCACGAGAATCTGAATGTGGAGCTTTTGATCTTCTTGATGGGAAATCCAGTGAGATACAAATGAAAATTTTTCTAACAGTTCATCCTTGTAGTTGAACTGTTCAGGTGCATATATTTCGATTAATTGCAGCTCCATGTCATAATCCCTCAATGTCTCAGTTGTGACTATCGTAACTATTATTGTAACCGGAGCTGGGCTTTATCATTCTGTTAGTTAAGGCGTGTTAAAGGTTAAATTGGCAAAAAATAAACTCAGAACCCTTGTAAGGAGTATTCTGAGTCCAAATTGATAACTTATTCAAACATCACTGTGCTGTGTACCTTACTTTGTATCTTCCTGCATGAATAGCCTGAAAAACACCCTTAGCGAATTTTTAAATTCAGCGTTCTCCCTGTGTTGACTGCCTATCTTTTCGCAGTGCTTTGTAGAGGGAGTAAATCATGAGCAGCATGATGACTGAGAATGGGAAGGCTGCTGAGATTAACGCGTTTTGCAAGGCTTGAAGTCCTCCTGTATAGAGTAGAACAGCCGCTATTAAGGACTGGGCAATTCCCCAGACGAACTTAACGGTTTTGGGCGGATCCAGCGCGCCATTTGTCGTTTGCATTCCTAATACAAAGGTGGCGGAATCTGCGGATGTGATAAAAAAGTTCCGATGAGCATAATCGCCAGGATTGATAAGATGACACTGAATGGGAATTGATCAAAGACTCCGAATAAGGCTTGTTCATCAGGAAGACTGGCAATGTCTGCCCCTTCGTTTTGCACCTGAATTCCTGTTATGCCAAACGTCGTCATCCAGAGAAAGCTGACGACAGAAGGAACAATAAGAACTCCAGAGAGAAATTCCCGTATCGTTCGGCCTTTGGATATCCTCGCAATGAAAATCCCGACAAAGGGAGCCCAGGCTATCCACCAGGCCCAAAAGAAGACCGTCCAGTCTAATACCCATTGTTGTTCTTCTTCATGATTTGGGGAGATGCGCAAACTCTCAGCCGGAAGCTGTTGAATGTACATTCCAAGTGTATCTGTAAATGAATTCAAAATATAAAGTGTCGGACCAATAAATAACATGGCAAAAAATAAAATAGCTGCCAGAGCCATGTTGGCATTACTTAAATACTTAATCCCTTTACTGAGACCTGTGTAAGCAGACATCATAAATAATGCAGTGACTACAATGATGATAACGAGCTGGACCCAAAATTGGTTTTCGATGCCAAGCAGGTACGTGAAGCCGCCATTGATTTGTGTTGCTCCAAATCCAAGCGTCGTGGCTACCCCCACAATCGTAGCGAAGACGGCAATAATATCGATTGTCTTCCCCCATGGACCGGCCATCTTATCTCCAAAAAGGGGTTCAAGGGTAGCGCTGATTAAACCAGGTTTTCCGTGTCTGAATTTAAAATAGGCGAGTACTAAAGCGACGACAGCATAGATCGCCCACGCGTGAATGCCATAATGAAAGAAGGTTATACGCATGGCATCCTCAAGCGCTACCCGAGTACCTGGCTCGGCCGTTGGAGGGGTCTTCATATAATGGGAGATTGGCGAGGCAACACCGTAAAAAACAAGACCAATTCCCATGCCCGCACTAAAGAGCATGGCAAACCAGGTGGAATAGCTGAAATCTGGCTTGTCCTCTGGCTTACCAAGCTTGATTTTTCCATACGGACTGAAGATCATATACAAACAGAACACGACAAACAAGGAAACAATTAATAAATAATACCAGCCAAAGTGGACGGATATGTAGATTTGAATAGTACCTGATATACGTTCAAAGCTCTCAGGCGCTAAGGAACCCCACACGGAGGCAGCAAGCGTTATAGATAATGTGATCCAAAATACAGAAGTTGTTTTATTCATAGTCTACTCCTTCCCGTCACCGTTCTCCTCTGAAAAAGAGTTATCCTGATGTAGTATTTCTGAACTGATTGTTTCTATACTATAGGGCAGAAAGAAAATCACTTAAGATATTATCCATTCTGGCAGGATAGAACTTCCTTCATTGATCAAAACTAGTGCTAGGTAATCAAGAGAGAAGGGAGGGATGCTGGTATGAATGAAGCGGTTTTCGATGTGGTCATAATAGGCGGAGGACCAGGGGGATTAAGTGCCGCTCTTGTATTAGGGCGCTCTTGTAGAAACGTGGTCATTATAGATAAAGGAACCCCGCGCAATGATGTTACACTTGAAGCTCATGGTCTTTTAACAAGGGATGGGATCAAGCCTCAGAAACTTCGCCAGATTGCCCGGCAGCAGTTGAGGGCCTATCGCAATGTAACGTGTTTTAATGATGAAGTGATACAAGTAGAAAAACATACTAAACAGTTTATTGTTACAACCCGTCTGGGGGATGCTTTTAAAGCAAGAAGGTTGATTGTAGCAACAGGAATGATCGATGAGTTACCAGCTATACCTGGTTTTAGGGAGGTGTATGGCAGGTCCGTTTTCCCCTGCCCTTATTGTGATGGATGGGAGCGTAAGGGTGAACCTCTCGCAGTGTTTGGAAATGAAGAGAAAGTTGTTAATTTTACAAAATTGCTCTATAACTGGAGCAAGGATCTTATTTTATTTACGAATGGAGCGGCACAGTTTGATGGGAAATTCAAGCAAGAATTGACAGACCATCATATTCGTATAGTAGAAACACCCGTTGTAAAGTTACAATCTAATGAGGGTAAATTAGAGAAGGTATTGACGGAAACAGGACAGACATTTTTTAGAACGGGCGGTTTTCTTTTAAATACCAGAGAAAAGCAAGCTTTCGACCTTTCTGAACAATTAGACATCCATATCAATGAACGGGGCGGCTATGAATCAGACGATCATGGACTGACAAACGTAGAAGGATTGTATGTGATTGGTGATGCCAAGAACTCATTTGTGGGGTTAGCTGGTGCTGCAGGAGAGGGGTATGAAGCAGGAGTGGTGATCAATCATGAACTGTCGATGGAAGATTGGGAGTAAGAAGAACTTTAAACCGGGTAAAGACCTGGATTAAAGGAGGGACAGGACGGCCCCTCCTTTCCTGACTAGATGAATATGCGAAGGCGTCTGGAAGTGTGAATGTTTTCGTATATTGGTATAGACAACTATATATTTAAATGATAAAGTGGATCTATGAAGCGTTTTCATATTATTTATCCGATAAAGGGGTGGAGATACATGTTGAACTTTTTACAGCGAATTGGTAAATCATTAATGTTTCCAATAGCTACTTTGCCAGCGGCGGCATTACTTGTGCGTCTTGGTATGGAGGATATGCTGGATATTCCCTTTGTAACAGCAGCGGGGAATGGGATCCTTACAAACCTGTCGTTAATATTTGCGATTGGTATTGCTATGGGATTTGCGAAGGATGGAAGCGGGGCG
This region includes:
- a CDS encoding TIGR00341 family protein — its product is MELQLIEIYAPEQFNYKDELLEKFSFVSHWISHQEDQKLHIQILVEKEDSEEILNYLEKAAYDEHNEFDAMLYSIKAYIPSKYNEKNTPDDDQEQFERASKHELYSIVDSSSKIDFSFSWFTIFAALVAAVGVFQNRPALVIGANIIDPSIRPIIGISFASVLGEGKLVRQSITTALFGLFIPIAIAASFGYLFPLPLTSNEFISQTNVHLIDLIVAVSAGAAGSLSFVKRSQGQLVGVMVSLAVLPPAVVLGMMLGAAHWNGAIMPFLLLVININAILLSAILVFWLSGIKPANWAEIQEASTSRKNSLLFTGLIGLILIITVLIL
- a CDS encoding LysM peptidoglycan-binding domain-containing protein, encoding MQIHVVARGDTLWRIAQFYGSNINQIILANQLENPNVLVAGQALVVPNPDREYVVQAGDNLWSIAQMYGVTVNELAEFNNITNPSLIYVGELIELPFFPHIVQLGETLWGIAQSYGVTVNQISQANNLPNPSLIYPGTTLIVPAARGPVTEVNAYTTQLNQQGAQEVLALGANLTYLSPFMYAIQEDGSITEMGDQPILEAAHAVNAAPLLVLTNFSGGSFSSDLAAAILRNPDLQETLITNLLELINAKGYAGINIDFEYVYPEDRENYNNFLRRVVERFRPEDLLVSTALAPKDSADQQGLLYEAHDYQAHGEIVDFVVLMTYEWGWAGGRPWAIAPINEVREVLDYAVTVIPRDKILMGMPLYGRDWEIPWEEGTTARTISPKEAVQLAARYGVVIQYNELYQSPFFRYVDETGQQHEVWFEDARSVQVKYDTIKNYRLRGASFWVLGNPFPQNWAVLQNNFQIRKL
- a CDS encoding NAD(P)/FAD-dependent oxidoreductase, with amino-acid sequence MNEAVFDVVIIGGGPGGLSAALVLGRSCRNVVIIDKGTPRNDVTLEAHGLLTRDGIKPQKLRQIARQQLRAYRNVTCFNDEVIQVEKHTKQFIVTTRLGDAFKARRLIVATGMIDELPAIPGFREVYGRSVFPCPYCDGWERKGEPLAVFGNEEKVVNFTKLLYNWSKDLILFTNGAAQFDGKFKQELTDHHIRIVETPVVKLQSNEGKLEKVLTETGQTFFRTGGFLLNTREKQAFDLSEQLDIHINERGGYESDDHGLTNVEGLYVIGDAKNSFVGLAGAAGEGYEAGVVINHELSMEDWE